One region of Triticum aestivum cultivar Chinese Spring chromosome 6B, IWGSC CS RefSeq v2.1, whole genome shotgun sequence genomic DNA includes:
- the LOC123138254 gene encoding uncharacterized protein, which produces MRGGERLLVRHMWPAARVEAAAPASAHGPSPPTPSGSCALPPLTASHPPVPTTPPATPRKQQQQVVRSPRPVSPDFFVKDGREIRVGDCALFRAIDVPPFVGLIRWIEKQEESNPKLRVSWLYRPADVRLNKGIQLNAAPNEVFYSFHQDETSAVSLLHPCKVAFLRKGAELSSGISSFVCRRVYDIDNKCLWWLTDRDYINERQEEVNRLLDRTKLEMHGAVRSGGHSPKRPNVLSASQQLKACSDGAQNCGPSKGKKRDRGEQGIEPAKRDSDCPPKVDDSEPGNVKGDNMKSEIAEMTEKDGLPHAEAVDKLVQFMQLDQIERKMDLAGRVRLADIIAATESPDCLSRFMQLRGLPVLNDWLQETHKGKSGEGGSPKETDKPTEELILALLRALAKLPISLIALQSCSIGKSVNHLRSYKNPEIQRKARYLVDSWKKRVDAEMKSTDAKPVVSGQAVSWSGKVGFPEISSAGNGRSGSSEPSPKSAGFHLSSPKALSATSGAADAVAKSNPFTSGSSKLQHMQPANAAANLKDSPCKSAAGTCGPDFPTVKEEKSCSSSHSLNNSQSCSSDPGKTVGSLKEDARSSTAVSASASKISALGHRRVNNGLLGSGFQKEAALGRSSQSDSSLLQERSSQSGLACEKGADTPHINNQRLIVRFPKPSCSPARSTSGGSCEEPSVSGSRASSPVHADKHEQNDRRVKMKVENSQAHLGSDANAEPERSNDTKRIAGSEEGDKSPCGMLDGDCSRTAEESAKDTCASRVACSANMDEKDVCLGETRVRNFSPLNALIEIKYSEGSHSMQAGDDTAMNLLASVAGEVSKSELMSSASPTNSSANKHGYGGQNIQKLKVECDAGPSQHLDPSDDVEKVISEKEDKNDEERRLRNSGTYLSSHDNKGTSSTSPPLPGIDSKAVESSVDLLGGGDPKPNARQPTDIKIDAKFNISIADADAASGSQCSVVAPNRTLLPSEESSLCGADKQGQGLLKSSDQTHLHGLPDHLETIRSTDNSGADKLDSKTSFSSLVVDIKNADGLVVCNKVLKEHEKKEQPASTSADVTKPDVSVVPLGAANGISVIRESKDCSSESSSQAKHRTIMSQDTEHTARHSSKKPSDEVGGKEDIVSSDEGSSMANTNSNGTAKLDFDLNELGDEGNHSEPATSTVVCSSAIHLPGLSPFVSPILSGLPAQITVAAPAKGPFVPPENLLRVKPEAGWKGAAATSAFRPAEPRKTLGMFLTTPGSAVSDAAGRQSRQAFDIDLNVADDQVLEEDISQSSARTIGSESGNPRSCSGPVRSAGFELDLNMAGEVAENNQFISNASHRVEVTLLPSRPLPEGLPSTDTSSSRNFFDLNNGPSLDEASTEPAQRTLSSKGASSIPFLPQVAGLRMNNTEISNMSPWYASANPGGPVAMQSFFPPREQSYPIETAPGTQRIIAPTADGGQFGSGSGRPPVISTSPAMVFHPPAYQYAGFPFAPGVHLQTAGFPIGSVPYGNSAPAGVTYFPTIAPSFAGSTGALPAQHARQYAINLPEGSSSDGHDSNWKWRRQGLDLNSGPGSIDIEGKDERVPLSLRQNLITPPQAFVEEQARMLQMAGVGIKRKEPEGSWDAERASSYKQLSWQ; this is translated from the exons ATGCGCGGCGGTGAGCGGCTTCTCGTTCGGCACATGTGGCCGGCAGCTCGCGTAGAGGCAGCAGCTCCAGCATCGGCGCACGGACCTTCTCCTCCCACTCCTTCCGGCTCGTGTGCCCTTCCACCGCTGACAGCCTCCCACCCACCGGTGCCGACGACTCCCCcagccacgccgcggaagcagcagcagcaggtcgTCCGTTCTCCCCGGCCGGTGTCACCTGACTTCTTCGTAAAG GACGGACGGGAGATTCGAGTTGGCGACTGTGCTCTTTTTCGTGCTATTGATGTTCCTCCTTTCGTTGGATTGATACGTTGGATTGAGAAGCAGGAAGAAAGCAATCCCAAGTTACGTGTAAGTTGGCTATATAGACCTGCTGACGTCAGGCTCAACAAGGGGATACAACTGAACGCTGCCCCAAACGAGGTCTTCTACTCTTTCCACCAAGACGAGACATCTGCTGTTTCACTGCTCCATCCTTGTAAAGTTGCCTTTTTACGTAAAGGTGCTGAGCTGTCATCTGGGATTTCTTCATTTGTATGTCGGCGTGTGTATGATATTGACAACAAGTGTTTATGGTGGCTTACCGACAGAGATTATATTAAT GAACGGCAGGAAGAAGTAAATCGGCTCCTAGACAGAACGAAGCTAGAAATGCATGGTGCAGTGCGGTCAGGTGGGCACTCACCAAAACGGCCAAATGTTCTGTCAGCTTCCCAGCAATTGAAGGCTTGTTCAGACGGTGCTCAAAATTGTGGCCCATCTAAAGGGAAGAAGAGGGACAGAGGTGAGCAAGGAATTGAACCAGCTAAGCGAGATAGTGATTGTCCTCCTAAGGTTGATGACAGTGAACCTGGAAATGTTAAGGGGGACAATATGAAGTCTGAAATTGCAGAGATGACAGAAAAGGATGGACTTCCTCATGCTGAAGCTGTTGACAAGCTAGTTCAATTCATGCAACTTGATCAAATTGAGCGGAAAATGGACCTTGCCGGCCGAGTAAGGCTTGCTGATATTATTGCAGCCACAGAAAGTCCTGATTGCCTTAGCAGATTTATGCAACTAAGGGGCCTTCCGGTCTTGAATGATTGGCTTCAAGAAACTCACAAAGGGAAGTCTGGTGAAGGGGGTAGTCCTAAAGAAACTGATAAGCCTACTGAAGAACTTATCCTGGCCCTGCTTCGTGCACTAGCGAAATTGCCTATCAGTCTGATTGCCTTACAAAGCTGCAGTATTGGGAAATCTGTCAATCATCTGCGCAGCTATAAAAATCCGGAGATACAGAGGAAGGCTAGGTATCTTGTTGATAGCTGGAAGAAGCGTGTTGATGCTGAAATGAAGTCGACTGATGCAAAACCTGTAGTGTCAGGTCAAGCTGTTTCCTGGTCAGGAAAAGTGGGGTTCCCGGAAATTTCTAGTGCTGGAAACGGACGAAGTGGCTCAAGTGAGCCCAGTCCGAAAAGTGCAGGGTTTCATCTTTCTTCACCAAAGGCTTTGAGTGCTACATCTGGTGCTGCTGATGCTGTTGCAAAGTCAAATCCTTTCACATCTGGCTCTTCAAAATTACAACACATGCAACCAGCAAATGCTGCAGCCAACTTGAAGGACTCACCATGCAAATCAGCTGCTGGGACTTGTGGCCCTGATTTTCCTACAGTGAAAGAGGAGAAAAGTTGCAGTTCAAGCCACTCATTGAATAACAGCCAGTCATGCTCTAGTGATCCTGGAAAAACAGTTGGTTCTTTGAAGGAGGATGCACGGAGCTCAACTGCTGTTTCAGCGAGTGCCAGTAAAATTTCTGCACTTGGCCATCGAAGGGTAAACAATGGGCTTCTTGGTTCTGGATTCCAGAAGGAAGCTGCTTTGGGAAGGTCCAGCCAAAGTGATAGTTCTTTATTGCAGGAAAGATCATCACAGTCTGGCTTGGCATGTGAGAAAGGAGCTGACACACCTCACATCAACAATCAAAGATTGATTGTTCGGTTTCCAAAACCAAGTTGTAGCCCTGCTAGGAGCACAAGTGGGGGCTCTTGTGAGGAGCCATCAGTTTCAGGGAGTAGAGCTTCATCTCCTGTTCACGCAGATAAGCATGAACAGAATGATCGTAGGGTGAAAATGAAGGTTGAAAATTCTCAGGCTCATTTAGGTTCTGATGCTAATGCCGAGCCTGAGCGAAGCAATGATACTAAAAGAATTGCAGGTTCCGAGGAAGGTGATAAATCACCTTGTGGTATGCTGGATGGTGACTGTAGCAGGACTGCTGAAGAATCTGCTAAGGATACATGTGCATCACGAGTTGCATGCTCGGCAAATATGGATGAAAAAGACGTCTGCTTAGGTGAAACCAGAGTGCGGAACTTCAGCCCTTTGAATGCTTTGATTGAAATCAAATACTCCGAAGGTAGTCATTCCATGCAAGCTGGAGATGATACAGCAATGAATCTTCTTGCTAGTGTTGCTGGAGAAGTATCTAAATCTGAATTGATGTCATCTGCTTCACCGACGAATTCGTCTGCAAATAAACATGGCTATGGAGGCCAGAATATTCAGAAGCTAAAAGTAGAGTGTGATGCAGGCCCATCACAGCACCTGGATCCATCAGATGATGTTGAGAAAGTCATCTCTGAGAAGGAAGACAAAAATGATGAGGAACGACGCTTGAGGAATTCTGGAACTTATTTATCATCCCATGACAACAAGGGAACATCATCTACTAGCCCGCCTCTACCTGGAATAGATTCTAAAGCTGTTGAATCTTCAGTTGATTTACTTGGTGGTGGTGATCCGAAGCCAAATGCCAGACAGCCAACTGATATTAAGATTGATGCAAAGTTCAATATCAGCATTGCTGACGCCGACGCGGCATCAGGCAGTCAATGTAGTGTGGTTGCTCCAAATAGAACATTACTCCCCTCTGAGGAATCGTCTTTATGTGGTGctgataaacaaggtcaaggttTATTGAAATCATCAGATCAGACACATCTTCATGGTCTACCAGATCACCTCGAAACCATCAGATCTACTGACAACAGTGGCGCTGATAAATTGGATTCAAAGACTTCATTCTCATCTTTGGTTGTGGATATAAAAAATGCTGATGGTCTAGTGGTTTGCAATAAAGTGCTGAAAGAGCATGAGAAAAAAGAACAGCCTGCGTCCACTTCAGCTGATGTTACCAAACCAGATGTATCAGTAGTGCCACTTGGTGCAGCGAATGGGATATCTGTGATTAGAGAATCAAAAGACTGTTCCAGTGAATCAAGTAGTCAAGCAAAACATCGCACTATCATGTCTCAGGATACCGAGCATACTGCAAGGCACAGTTCAAAGAAACCGAGTGATGAAGTGGGTGGGAAAGAGGACATTGTCTCATCAGACGAGGGTTCTTCTATGGCTAACACCAACTCAAATGGTACAGCTAAGCTTGACTTTGATTTGAATGAACTTGGGGACGAGGGGAATCACTCTGAGCCAGCTACCTCTACTGTTGTATGTTCGTCTGCAATTCATTTACCCGGTCTTTCTCCATTCGTCTCACCTATTTTAAGTGGTCTGCCGGCCCAAATAACAGTTGCTGCTCCAGCTAAAGGACCTTTTGTCCCTCCCGAGAACCTACTAAGGGTGAAGCCTGAGGCTGGGTGGAAAGGTGCAGCAGCTACAAGTGCATTTCGTCCTGCGGAGCCACGGAAGACTTTAGGGATGTTTCTAACTACACCTGGTAGTGCAGTGTCTGATGCTGCCGGGAGGCAATCTCGCCAAGCATTTGACATTGATCTAAATGTAGCAGATGACCAAGTTCTAGAGGAAGATATCTCACAGAGTTCTGCCCGGACAATTGGTTCTGAATCTGGCAACCCTAGAAGTTGCAGTGGCCCTGTACGAAGTGCTGGCTTTGAACTTGACTTGAATATGGCCGGCGAAGTTGCAGAGAATAACCAATTTATCTCAAATGCTTCACACAGAGTTGAAGTCACATTGTTGCCATCAAGACCGTTGCCAGAAGGTTTACCTAGTACTGATACAAGTAGCTCGAGGAACTTCTTTGATCTCAATAACGGACCAAGCCTTGATGAAGCCAGTACAGAGCCTGCACAAAGGACCCTATCATCTAAAGGTGCTAGCAGCATACCATTCCTACCTCAAGTTGCTGGCCTTAGAATGAACAATACTGAAATTAGTAACATGTCACCATGGTATGCTTCTGCTAACCCAGGTGGTCCCGTAGCTATGCAGTCGTTTTTTCCTCCTAGAGAACAGTCTTACCCAATTGAAACAGCACCTGGAACCCAGAGGATCATTGCGCCTACTGCAGACGGCGGCCAATTTGGAAGTGGTTCAGGCAGGCCTCCAGTTATTTCCACATCACCAGCCATGGTCTTCCACCCTCCGGCATATCAATATGCAGGATTTCCTTTTGCTCCCGGTGTTCACCTTCAAACAGCAGGGTTTCCAATTGGATCGGTGCCATATGGCAATTCTGCACCTGCAGGAGTTACATATTTTCCAACCATTGCTCCATCATTTGCTGGGTCAACAGGCGCATTACCTGCCCAGCATGCAAGGCAGTATGCAATAAACCTTCCTGAAGGTAGCAGCAGTGATGGGCATGACAGTAACTGGAAATGGAGAAGACAGGGGCTTGACCTTAATTCTGGACCTGGAAGTATAGATATAGAAGGGAAAGACGAGCGAGTACCTCTATCGCTTAGGCAAAATTTGATCACACCGCCACAAGCGTTTGTGGAGGAGCAAGCAAGAATGTTACAAATGGCGGGTGTAGGAATAAAGAGGAAGGAACCCGAGGGCAGTTGGGATGCTGAAAGAGCATCATCATACAAACAACTATCATGGCAATAA